The following is a genomic window from Pan paniscus chromosome 6, NHGRI_mPanPan1-v2.0_pri, whole genome shotgun sequence.
ACGGGCCAGAGAAAGCACAAACATGGATTCAGAAGTCCAAAGAAATGCAGTTCGTTGCGCCCAATCAGAGATATATGATTTCATTCAACAAGGCTGGAAGCCCAGTTGGGAAGTCGATAAAAAATCTTgcttttttaaatggcttttacTTTTCTAAGTCACTGAAACAAGGAAGGGCCACATGCCGTTTAAAATCAAACACTAGTTCCCAGAGACTTGGTGTCCAGAAACTTGACCCACAGAGGCTAGCGGAGGATCTGTCTTTCATGATTCTCAGCCATCCCAACGGGAGGCCTAACATGAAGCATGTGCCAGGCCAATGCCAACTAGGACTTCAGGGGGCCTTTGGAGGGAAAAATTCCTTTGAGAGGAGACATTCCTCAGGAGCTTAGATCAGCCAGCTGGCAGTCAGAACAGCTTTTGAAGTGGATGAGAAATGTTAGGTACTGGAGAGATGATATGGCAACTCCTGATAATGACCTCACTAGGATAAAATGCTGGTTGAAACTGCACAGTAACCTCAAGGAGGGTGATGAAATTGATGACAAAGCCAAATGTCAGTGTCTAAGATGGCTACCACTGACCCTGTGCCCAAAAGCCCCCCGGTGCTGGGGCTTCCAGAGGGAGCCCAAGGGTGGTGGATTCAATGTTGCCAGGTTGCAACCATCTTGCTTGTTGGTGTTTGGCAAGAGCTTGAGCTCAGTTATGTGAACAGGGGCAAAGAATGGCTTGTGCTGGTAAAACTCAAGGGAGGATCCAAAAACTATGGGCACTAAAAAGGGGAGGGAAACCGCCAGAAGTGGCTCTGACCTGCTGCCGCTGCCACCACCTCTAAAGCCAAGAATGTAGAGCCTCTGCCCAGGGATCTGGATGCTTTCCTGAGTGTTGGAAGGGCAGCCTGGAAAGGCATTTGGTGGTGAAACACCGCTGCTCCAGACTTACGCTACCATCTATTGTTGGGGGCCCAGAGTCCTTGGATTCACTGCCAGGCCTTCTTCCAGATCTTTCTGTACCTGTGTGTTTGGGCTCCTACTCCCACCTCTCCCAGGTGCAGGGAGAGGACAAAAAGCATAAGGGACTGTGTTCAACCCAGCAAAAGTCAGTTTCCCAGTGGAGAGGCAAAGCCCCACCCAGAACATAAACATGCATGGGACCAAGGTTAGTGCCCAGACAGGACAGACTTGCACAGAACAAGAGGGCACAGTGGGATCCATGCGGCAATTACAGGAGCTTCCAGCGCTAACAGAGGAGCCTTATCCCACCTTCATCACACAGACTtagatggacacacacacactctcgctcacactctcacacatgtgcacacatacacacacactctctctctctgcagccaCACTCAAATCTGCTTAACTCCTACAACCTCCCCCAGCAGGTCATTTGACAATTCTGCATCTTCCGCTCTCTGGTGCTGGGGCTCTGGTCAGAGGCGAGCCAATGTCTTATCATTAGAGAGATGTGGGATTAGGTAAGGGGCAGAGTCATGGCACTGCTCACACACCTTCCCGAAACTGGGGTCTATTCAGTTTTTTGACAAGATCAAAAGCAATTCTTAACtggtcattattttttttaaggtaattAGAACACTATTGTTTATACAATattgaaaaaatacaattttttattgtttgaacTCAAATCACCACCCAGCACTTTAAGCCTACCCTAAATAGCACCTACAATATATGTCATAGCACAAGCAAACTGCAAAGTCAGCAGGTAAGCAAGTTAGACAGTGCCAGCAGAGAGACCCTCCCTCCCCCAAAGCAATGAGAAGACAGCGTGCTAGGTAAGAGTGAAGTACACCATTACATGTTAAATAGTTAATACTACCCTTCCAGCAAGCCACAGATGCTAGATGGATAACTCAGTACGGTTAACTAACCACAGCCCTACAtcactgcacttttttttttttttttttaaagaaaacctttTGCTTCATGCCCGTAATTAACATAAAGTAAGtaaattctttgtctttttatttaggaAAATAATCATGCTAAAAGCAAGTTGTACTTTATATAGATTTTCAAACGAAAGATTGATTGTGCTTTTTGAATAAAAAAGATAGGGTATCTTCCAACCTCACTGACTTAAACCTTGTGGAATACAGCACTTCTAAACTAAAAACACacgtcaaaaagaaaaattaaataatcccAGTGGGATGCTCAAAAATCGTCTTTAGAAGGTTTTAGGATTGGCTAATTCTGCTATTATCTTATTGGCTGCGGCAAAAAAAGAACACAGAGCTGCTATCTAAAATTTCTCCAAACTCCCCTCCGAGTTCAGCAGGCAACACTCAGATTTGAAAGAAACTCTGCAGCAACCTGGACATATGGTTAGCTGAGTCGACATTTGATTAGCAGGCATTTTAAACTGATTTCCTCTTAACATACACAggagagaaaacattttcttcctgCAGGGCATGTTCTACTACATCATATTTCTGAATCCCTTCTTCCTATTCGGTCACTCTCTGAAAAAAGCTGGTTTGTTTTTCCCATGTAGAATCACTCTCAGTACAAGAACCTTTATTTGTtccaattattatttgttttaaatttagaacCTGTGTTGGGTCTAAAATACCCATTTCCCACTCCCACAAGCAGATGATGACCAGGCTGCTGCCAAGAGCAGCAGAAAAAGGGAAAACCAAACCAGAACATGAAGGCAAGTACCCAGGGCTTTGCAGTCACCACGTGGGTCGTCTTCTCAAGTCTAATGGTCCATGAGCGGCTTGTCCAAGGAGGCGGCCGCCTCTTGGTAGGTGAAGATGAAATCTGCAACCTTTCTAAgcacaagacacacacacacacaccaaaaaaataaCCCCCCAGAAACACAACCCTCATATTTAAAGCTCTTAAGTTCAGGGTAGCGGTCTCAAACTGCCAAACACTAGGATGAGGATGTGACTCTGCATGTGTTTTGAATGAGAGGAAGCATCGTCCCAGTCACTTTTCTCCTCCTGTGCTGTCCTTTCAAAAACTGGTCTGGATTTCACGCTCTACCCCAAGAAAAAGAACTGGTTCAGAAAACACTTCTCCAAGTTTCTCCAACAGAACACTGTGGCTGCAGGGCCTGGTAGTGTGAAGGGCAGCAACTGACATataaaaatgtacttaaaatCAGAGTCAAAAAATGGTTTTAAGTTTTAATACTCTTAATTAGCTCCCTGCTTTATACTGTAACTCCACAGAAGACAtagggccacctaggattcacaGGAAGGAGCAGCTCTGATTCTTACATGGCTGGCTCCGATGCCCCCACAGCAGGCCTCTTCCTCCCCAAGTTTTTCCTCTCCATTTCAAAAAAGCACTATTTTATCTTCACATCCAAGAGCtggttggtttggtttgtttctttgGAAACCAATAAAAGAAGCaattttttcctgttctttttaCTCATGTCTACCTATCAGAGCGGCTATTTCCTTCGACAGTTCAGTAGCACACAGGCTGACTTGGCCACATGGACTCATGAATGCATGCATTCAGACCGCATATTGCTACCAAATGGAATGTGGGAATATGCTATGCACCTCAGGTTGAGAAATGACCAAGAAATCAAGATCTAAAgggtgatatataatatatatatatcaatgctATTATTCATAAAAACCTTgtttagtaataaaaaaaattgctttgtttaaatatgaatattataGTCTGCTTCTCATGGTTAGGAAATAATAGTCTTTCTGAAAAGCAGGTGCTTTTTCTACTACAACTCCATATCCTGGGCCTCATCTTCGGAAAAGTCAGACATAGAGCTCTCCGATGAGCTGTCCCCGGTACCCTCTTCCTGTTCTTTCAGCGCCTCCTCCGTGGCGTATTTCTGGATGTACTCTGCACGGGGTGGGAGAAAGACAACAAGGGCAGTGAGTGGGCAGGCATGTGCTTTGGCGACCCCCAAAAAGCTGGCAAGGCTGCGGAGGTTCAAACTTACCTTGAACACCAGGGGGGACAAAGATGACAGTAATCATGATCACTACAGCTAAGGAGAATCCCATAGGGAGACTTCTTTGGGACAGGGTTTCTGCATTTTGCCCCCTGAGGGAAGGGGTATTGGGAAGAGCAACACAGCAGGCTCAGCTTGCAGGGGAATATGTGTGCTGCAGCACCCCAAGAACTCTTCAGGGACCAGGGAAATGGGAGCCCCAcgctttctttttactttcatcTCCCAGATAGTATAGGACCAGTCATGATTCCatagtaatttataaggaaatccCTCATCATTTTTAGATCTGCAGTTACATAATTACGGTCAGTCCAGGTCTATTATTTTAGGAATCGATTTTAGTCTAAACAGATCCTGCCTGTCAGGTTTTTGAAGCAGCTGGCAAAAACCATCGCTCAATCTGCTCAGGACTAAGCTGCTATACGGAGACACCACTCGGCTCTGAGTGGTTTTTCCATGTATAATTTACCTGAAGGTAGATTTCCGCTGCTACAGCCTTGGTGGAACCCTAGGCTGAATAAGACTGCTGAAACGGCTTTTAAGAACTGCTGAATAAACAAACTTGTTCCTAAAAACTCTAAGTGCATACTGTTTTCAAGTGAACAGCCTCCACACAATAGGAAAAGACATGACAGAAACCTATTCAAAATGCAAGCCACACAAAAACACACCCTTGTGGCTTTGTTTTTCCTCCTATAGAGTTGCAGGGACTCACTGCAATAGGAAGATAAGCTGAATGGCCAAATGGGCCTACCAGATTTGAATAACTAGCACAGGGCCTAGCtaagaatgtttttatattttaaaaactgtcttaaaaaataataaacagaatgTGTGATAAAGGCCACATCTGGCCAAtgtggtcctttacagaaaaggtttgcaGACTTGAGACTTAGAGCCCTTCAAATTCATTATAACAAAATTTTATGCTAATGATTTTGATGAGATTAAAGTAGCCCATGATTAGGTAGGAATTTAccttaatttcatattttagagTGAGACAAATGTTTATTCAAactttaacaattttatttttaacctctAATGGGTTGACTATTTGGCGTCTTCCTTTGTAGAAGATAAATATTGACCTTTTTTGACACTAGAATTTGATACTATCAGCCCTCTTTAATGTATTCAAGGAAACAAATGTATATTAAGTACTTACTAGGATAAGGcctttgagagagagaaaggaagagcaagGTCACCaatgaggaggaggaaacagaggaAGATAAAAGCGGCTGCTGAGTGTCACCAGAGGGAAGCAGTTACGGAAGAACTGCCGAGGCAGTCCCAGCCACACTGACCCCCAAGTCCTGCCAGCTATGGCATAGGAGAGGCCACTCCAGGGAAAGGCTTTGTTTTGTTGAAAGTAAGTGGCTGGGATGTTTAAACACAACCTTAAGAGAGAActatggccaggtgcagcggctcatgcctgtaaacccagcactttgggaggccaaggcgggtatatcacctgaggttaggacttcgagaccagtctggccaacatggtgaaaccccatctctacaaaaatacaaaaaactagctggatgtggtggcacatgcctgtaatcccagctactcgggaggctgaggaaggagaatcacttgaacccgggaggcagaggctgcagtgggccgagatcgcaccactgcactccagcctaggcgacagggcaagactccgtctcaaaaaaaaaaaaaaaaggagtaaggGCAAAGATGTAGATTCCACTCAGTATCAGAGAGCCCTGAATGGCAGGCAAAGATGTCACCCAGCAAAGGGTTTTGAGCAGGGAAGTGACAGCTTTAGACAGCTCCAATGGTGCCCAGTGCTACGGGCTACCCAATATTTAAACACTTTTTCAAACATGTACTATAATACAGCGCCAACTAAATACGAACACTGACTGTGTTAGCTGTGTTGGGTTGGTGGTGACTGCCACACAAATGGAAATGTCCAGCAGCAGCTTGGGAGAGAGGCCAGGCCTAGACACACATTCAGAAATCATCTCCCTGGAGGGGACTGACTGAAGCTGTGAGAGGTGAAACAGCTCCTCAGGgatgagaaaggaagagagggagccCAGGGACCGAGTCCTAAGTGAATGACCACATTTAGGAAATGGAATGAGAAGTTTCCAGAAAGATGAGGGTAAAATGTAACACTTGCAGAAAGGTCCAGCAAAATGGGACTTGAGAAGAGTCCAAAGGATTGGGAAGAAATGAGGGCACAGATTAAgcagaggaggggaaaaaaactaGAGGAGTTTAAGGTGAGGATGCAAGAAgtttgaaaatgaaaaggaataaacagcATGACTCCTAAGAGAGCCCACAGGAGCAGATCACTGCTCCTGAAACACAGAGACCTCTGACGGGGTGGAGGAGGAAGACTGCattgggagggggcaggggggTTGGGGGAACAAGATCACAGGTTGGTGGTGGGAGTGAGTTTGAGAAATGAGGAAGGGTGTCTCTTATTTATTTCCTATAGTTAGGAACAAAGAAAAGAtgcaggagggaagggagaagataTCAAGGCACAGTAGGAAGTGGGGGTGAGCTCAGGTCTGATGGCCATGATTTTCTGAGATTACTAAGGAAGACAAAATGATAGCCAACATGAACATTTCCGAAGGCTAGGGGTCCGTACGCTGGAGTGAGCCATTCTAAGATAAATGTAGGCTCGGTTCCTTTTGTAAATGGGACTATAGCAGACATGTACTGAAACAGGGCTACTGCTAAATTGTTGAGACAGAATGCATATGTGAACTAGAGAAATATACTCTGCTCCAAGATATCTGTGGTTTGCAGACATTGCTAAGTGATTCCTATGTCAAAATTTTAATATAGTCTCATAACAGCACTTTATCTGGCTGAAACTGACTGACTTTTTCTTCAAATACATGTTTGCTTAGCTATATATTTTGCTACATAAATTAGATATTAATTTGCAAAGCACTTGAGATCTAATTAATTATAgtaaatttatttctgctttatctCAACAACAGCTCCAAACAATACCCTATAGAGACCTTGGaagaagaattagaaaacaaatagaagaaaagcTATTGTTTCATGAATAGTCCCTGTTTGCCTCATACCTGCACATTTCAGAGTGAAGACCTGCACATTCAAGCTCTGGTAAATTACTTCTACTGCCACCTCTTGAAAATGTACCTCAGAGAGGCCACACATTTTGAGGAAGCAAACATTCTGGACTGCTATGCAGATAGGCCCATCATGTGAAAAACTGGCTAGATACTAATGCCTGCCATTGGTTAAAAACAGCAGGTATATTTCACAAACTTTGAATTCCTTTGCTTCTTGGTGGAGCTTCATGTATCTAGACTTTTCACTATGAAAGTTCTGAAACATACACAGAGGTAAAATGGAAAATCCAATGAACCCAGGTGgagctttagattttttttcttttttaaagacagaatcttgctctgtcacccaggctggagtacaatggcacagtctaggctcactgcaacctctgcttcctggttcaggcgattctcttgcctcagcctcccgagtagctgggactacaggcgcatgccaccacaccaggctaatttttgtatttttagtagagatggggtttcaccatgttggccaggctggtctcgatctcctgacgttgtgatccgcctgcctcgggctaccaaagtgctgggattacaggcgtgagccaccacggccagtcGCAAACTTATCTTCATTTAAATGAAACTCATATCCCATCAGCACGTAAACTGTTTTAAGAATGGGAAAATAGGATTCTAAATCGCAAAGGATGTGCAAACTGGTGCTACTGCCACCCGAGGTTGGTGAGCACTACTTCAGCCCACAGCTGTCTCTTTTTAGGCCTAAGAAAAAGTATTAGGAACTAAGTAATTTAAGAAGGACTTTTAATGACTGAAGCCCAACAGATTTAAGTTCTTTTGTCTCCAGGTTAAACTACCCATCCTCTTACCTTTAATTTTCTGCTTGTATTCTTCTGGTCGGTGGAGGTACATGGCTGCAGCGTCACCATTGAGAGGATCTATGGGGTTAGGATAGGCCAACAACTGAGGCAGGAAGGACTCAAATATATTGGTAAGATctgaaaaaccaaacaaacatgtCACACATGGGAAATGCAAGTTCACCTAAAATTCACTTGCATTCAGTAGTCAAGCTGCTTACCTTCTTAGATATTCACACGGGGATGATTCTCCATACGAGTGTGCTCTATTACATGTGACTTGTATTACACATTCATTTCAATaccaatttaaacattttaattttaatttgaagaacgagataaagatatacctgacaTTCACTTTGAAAGACAATTTTCCCAATTCTATTTCACTCTATTTATATGGTTATTTCACACAGCCATTTTCTACAGCTTACAAAACCCCCCACTCTGAAAGGTATTCAGATGCTGGGTCTTAAAAGAATTGAAgacagtttttgtgtttttttgtttttgtttttttttttttgagacagagtcttgctctattgcccaggctggagtgcagtggtgcaatcctggctcactgaaacctctgcctccatgttcaagcgattctcctgcctcagcctcccaagtagctggcactacaggcaccggccaccatgcctggctaatttttgtatttttagtagagatggggtttcaccatgttggtcaggatggtctcaaactcctaacctcaagtgacctgccagccttggccttccaaagtgctgggattacaggtgtgaaccactgcgctcagccttGAACACAATTTTATAGGACTTGACATTTAATTCAATTCTTGCAACTTCTAATGGAGGTAAATACAACCAATTTTTCAATTATTCTGGGTAATGAGGATAGGAATCTATATGGACCACATAAAACTACAAATATTCATAAGACAGATAAGCACCAATctactgcatttatttatttaaaaaagttttttttttgagagaagatctcactctgttgcccaagttggagtgcataggtgtgatcatacctcactgcaacttcaaactcttgggctcaagccaacctcccagcctcagtcttccaagtaaattggactataggcatgtgccaccatgcccagctaattttttttttttttaaatagagacacggtctccctatgctgcccaggctggtcttgaactcctggactcaagagatccttccatcttggcctccccaagtgctgggattatagacgtgacaTTTATTAACTCCTTTCTTGCCAGGCATACACAGATGATATCTACACACAGTTAGCAAACAACAAACACCCGCAGTTACCCAGCGTTTTAGAAAAGCAGGCCCTGAGAACCTGGGTATAACACAACCCACACACCCCATAGCTCAGATATGCTGTAACTTCCACACTCTGCTCCTCAGTGAACTGCAGCACCCCTGAGAAATGGAAGGAcatgagaatgcttctatgtctCTGCCCCACTCCAGCTGCTTTGTCatgttttatataaaacattCCTGTTTCTGGAGACAATGCTGAAGTATACTAAGTAGCATAAAAAACTACTCATTAATTTAGTCAGCTCTTTCAACCAATTTTGCTTTTAACAATGGGCGCTCCTTTGCAGTATTACAGATGAATGCTTTGCCAAGCCACATTGCTTGAGATTTGTGGTTCTCAGCCAAGGGTGATTTTGCTCCCCATggaatttggcaatgtctagagacatttttggttgtcatatctaaggggtgctactggcatccgGTGGGTGAAGGCCAGGGAAGCTGCTAAACaccacaatgcacaggacagccccacaaCAAAGGATTATCTAGACCAAAATGTCagcagtgctgaggttgagaaaccctgatctAGATAAAAGGGGTAGGCAAACCTTTTTGTAAAGGGTCAAATacttttaggctttgcaggccacatatggtctctgtcataaCTACTCAAaactcagctctgccactgtaaCACAAAAGCAGCCAAAGTATAGGTCAACAAATCGATGTGGCTGTATTCCTATAAAACTACATATACAAAAACAAGTACCCAAGGTCTGCCCAACTTTGCTCTAGAATATCTTACCTATAAGAGGTGGCTCTTATCACTGTAAGGTTAAGAAGCTGAGCAGTTAGAGAATAATCTAGAGCTGTGTTACTCAACCAAACTTTCTgcagtgataaaaatgttttatatgtgcTCACCTAAACCAATAGCCACTAGCCATAAGTGGCTACTGAGCACTCAAAATATGgccagtgtgaataaggaaattaattttcagtttatttaattctaattaaatttaaataaccacaCATGGCTAGTAGATcctgtattggacagtgcaggtcTAGAGAATGATGGGCTAGAGGGTCCCATGACAGCTACCACGTCCTGTTCTCACACACCAGGTATTGACACAGAGCAGTTCTGCCTTACAACAAAAGCCACAGACTTGGGGTGATTTCATCAGAGTCTATTTCACCTTCATAAGGCTGACTTCAGAACAGTCCTAAAGAGCCACTTTATAGTAAGGTTCTCATGTACCACGAAAGAAATCCTGACACTCCtaatcaaaaaagcaaaacaaaaatcaccTTCCTACATAACCCCCAAACTATCTGCAGTAAGATTTTCACCGATGTTTtatctacaatttttttaaaaagggaaacaatTATTATGGTACAAAACCATTGAAAACTATttgttttcaatgaaaaaaatgcttatactTGAATGCTGGGTAGAGAAAGGCCATAAAATGGTATGTTTTCTAGAATTACAACTATGTACAGTGTGTATGCATaagacaaacattttaaaaagctacatCAAGGCAATAGATGTGTAACTTctacttttcacatttcaaatgacatttcttttgcctttaaaaatcaacatttttggctcacacctgtaatcccagcactttggtaggccaaggtgggtggatcacataaggccaggagttcgagaccagcctggccaacatggcaaaaccctgaccctactaaaaaatacaaaaaattagctgggtgtgatggcgcgtgcctgtagtcccagctacttgggaggctgaggcagaattgcttgatcctggggaggtggaggttgcagtgagccaagattgcaccacagtactccagcctgggcaagtgagtggaaccctgtctcaaataaataaataaaataaaaataacattttcctgTAAATATGTCCTTTCTATTTTGGTATATGTTTGAAATATCCAACAAAACATGAAaagtctgaaaatgtttttattttcttatctttatcCTTGGGTGGGTGAGTTATTAAGGCAGTGGTAGAAAATGCCAAAAGGTAAGCAAATTCAGTTTTacaggccagacgcagtggcttacaactgtaatcccaacactttggaaggctgagatgggcagatcacctgaggtcaggagtttgagaccagcttggccaacacggtgaaatcccgtttctactaaaaatacaaaaattagctgggtgtggtggcaggtgcctgtaatcccagctacttgggaggctgaggcaggagaattgcttgaacccaggaggtggagtttgcagtgagcccagactgcgccattgcaccgcagcctgtgcaacaagagcaaaactctatctcaaaaaaacaaaaataaaaacaaaaaacagtagttTTACAATTGAATGTGATCCCATAGCAGGGAAAAGTTAAACAATAGTTACattaacagtaatttttttttttttttttttgagacggaggcttgctgtcaaccaggctggggtgcagtagtgcaatctccactcactgcaagctccgcctcctgggttcacgccattctcctgcctcagtctccccagcagctaggactacaggcacacgccgccacacccggctaatttttttgtacttttagcagagaaggggtttcaccgtgttagccaggatggtctcgatctcctgacctcgtgatctgcccgcctcagcctcccaaagtgctggaattacaggagtgagccaccgcgcccggcccattaaCAGTAATATTAACAGTAATGGCAGGTTAATGCTTACATAGTGCTTACTACAAGCAAGGAACTCTTCCATGGTCTGCATATACACTCTTAATTTCACTACAGTCAATGAGGTAggcaccattttacagatggagaaattgaggcacaCAGAGCTTAAGTATGGATCAGGAACTCAAACCTGAGCTCATCCACTATGCTGCCTCTGTTAATGGATAAAACACACACTGCCGCGGCCGCAAATTTCACGAAGGCACAAGCTCCCCATGTCTCTGGGTCAAAATCGCACACCATCGCTGGCAGGGAAGCTAAATCCATGGATCAGAGATGATCACCCTCCTCCCCAAAGAATCCCTCACAAGTGCAAAGAAGCATGCTAAGCAAAGGACGTTCAGATGTTTCTGTGGCTATTCACAGAGACGGTGTGCTTGTTTTCATGCAGCTCCACCGCAGGAGGTAACCCGCAGACACCTGCACACAGCGAACGGAAGGCTCCTCCTGCCATATTATTATTACAGGTGCTGCTCAAAAGGATT
Proteins encoded in this region:
- the UBE2H gene encoding ubiquitin-conjugating enzyme E2 H isoform X2; translation: MSSPSPGKRRMDTDVVKLIESKHEVTILGGLNEFVVKFYGPQGTPYEGGVWKVRVDLPDKYPFKSPSIDLTNIFESFLPQLLAYPNPIDPLNGDAAAMYLHRPEEYKQKIKEYIQKYATEEALKEQEEGTGDSSSESSMSDFSEDEAQDMEL